In Pararhodobacter sp., a genomic segment contains:
- the cas2e gene encoding type I-E CRISPR-associated endoribonuclease Cas2e: MMVIVVERAPPRLRGRLAAWLLEVRAGVFVGDYSRRTRERIWEQVVAFIDEGDAVMIWKAPTDQGFDFATVGRNRRMPVDFDGLKLVGFAPKTRDP; encoded by the coding sequence TTGAACGCGCGCCTCCCCGGCTGCGGGGGCGGCTGGCGGCCTGGTTGCTCGAGGTGCGGGCCGGGGTGTTCGTGGGCGATTATTCGCGCCGCACGCGGGAACGGATCTGGGAACAGGTGGTGGCCTTCATCGACGAGGGCGACGCGGTGATGATCTGGAAGGCGCCCACAGATCAGGGCTTCGACTTTGCCACCGTCGGCCGGAATCGCCGCATGCCGGTTGATTTTGACGGGCTAAAACTGGTCGGCTTTGCGCCAAAGACACGCGACCCGTAA
- a CDS encoding aldehyde dehydrogenase family protein, which yields MERAMRLSRAIRAGTVWLNCHSRLFPEGETGGYGQSGLGRLHGIEGLSDFLETKHIYIEQGLPA from the coding sequence CTGGAACGCGCCATGCGCCTGTCTCGGGCCATTCGTGCCGGGACCGTCTGGCTGAATTGTCACAGCCGTCTGTTCCCCGAAGGGGAAACCGGCGGTTACGGGCAATCCGGGCTTGGGCGGCTGCACGGCATAGAGGGACTCAGTGACTTTCTGGAAACCAAGCACATTTATATCGAGCAAGGCTTGCCTGCATGA
- a CDS encoding alpha/beta hydrolase translates to MPMTVLLIPGLLCDRTVWGPVLQRLPAEVADLSTQDSLTQMAEDLLARYPGPLRVAGHSMGARVAMEMARIAPARIERMALLDTGIHPLKTGETAKRDEVVRLAYDHGMQALCDRWLPPMVFAENHANAPLMEALRAMVLRMTPALHARQIKALVNRPDASATLSRVACPVLLVVGRHDLWSPVAQHEDMRALLPHAHLEVIENAGHFAPIEQPRAVSDVLVPFLQP, encoded by the coding sequence ATGCCCATGACCGTACTTTTGATCCCCGGCCTGCTGTGTGATCGCACCGTTTGGGGGCCGGTCTTGCAACGACTGCCCGCCGAGGTCGCCGATCTCTCGACCCAAGACAGCCTTACGCAAATGGCCGAAGACCTGTTGGCGCGCTATCCCGGCCCCTTGCGGGTGGCCGGGCATTCCATGGGTGCCCGCGTCGCGATGGAGATGGCCCGCATCGCCCCGGCGCGGATCGAACGCATGGCCCTGCTGGACACCGGCATCCACCCGCTGAAAACCGGCGAGACCGCCAAGCGCGACGAGGTTGTGCGCTTGGCCTATGATCACGGAATGCAGGCCCTGTGCGACCGTTGGTTGCCGCCGATGGTTTTTGCCGAAAATCACGCCAATGCGCCGCTGATGGAAGCCTTGCGTGCCATGGTGCTGCGCATGACCCCTGCCCTGCACGCGCGCCAGATCAAGGCGCTGGTCAATCGTCCCGATGCCAGCGCCACGTTATCGCGGGTGGCGTGCCCGGTGCTGCTGGTGGTGGGCCGGCACGACCTCTGGAGCCCGGTCGCACAGCATGAGGACATGCGCGCGCTCTTGCCGCATGCTCACCTGGAGGTGATTGAAAACGCAGGCCATTTTGCGCCGATTGAGCAGCCTCGGGCGGTGTCCGATGTGCTGGTGCCGTTTCTGCAACCCTGA
- a CDS encoding TRAP transporter large permease — protein MSGFAIGLWGIGVLFVLLALRIPVAFAMFAVGFGGIAALNGFPAAMSYLATESFTLGSSAELVVVPLFILMGNVATETGMSRRLYDAAYAIIGSVRGGLASATVIGCGGFAALSGSSVASALTMGKVSLAEMERFDYDPKLATGAVAAGGTLGILIPPSTGFVIYAILTQQSIGRLFLAGVLPGLLLLLMFVGTVTLLCWINPAMGPAGPRTTLPQKARAMLGALPILGVIVATIGGIYTGIFSPVEASAVGAGLIIAIGLLTRVLTLRAFWAAAKSSVTTTATVMLILIAAHMINPFLALSHIPQALGAFLMGLHLHPLAILGVILACYLVLGCFLEGFAMLVLTMPIFFPIIVQLGLDPIWFGVLVVLTLEMGLISPPVGVNVFIVKSVAPNVDLSTIFRGVIPFWFAMLVTLLILVAFPQISLILPNTMIN, from the coding sequence ATGAGCGGTTTTGCCATCGGCCTTTGGGGCATCGGCGTGCTGTTTGTGTTGTTGGCCCTGCGCATCCCGGTTGCCTTCGCGATGTTCGCGGTGGGCTTTGGCGGGATCGCGGCATTGAATGGATTTCCGGCCGCGATGAGCTATCTAGCGACCGAAAGTTTCACGCTGGGCAGCAGCGCAGAGTTGGTGGTCGTGCCGCTGTTCATCCTGATGGGCAACGTCGCCACCGAAACCGGGATGAGCCGCAGGCTTTATGATGCGGCCTATGCGATCATTGGTTCGGTGCGCGGTGGTCTGGCCTCGGCGACGGTCATCGGCTGTGGTGGTTTCGCGGCGCTGTCGGGCTCGTCGGTGGCCTCGGCGCTGACCATGGGCAAAGTGTCCCTGGCCGAGATGGAGCGGTTTGACTACGACCCCAAACTGGCGACGGGGGCGGTGGCGGCGGGCGGCACGCTGGGAATCTTGATTCCGCCCTCGACCGGGTTTGTGATCTACGCAATCCTGACCCAGCAAAGCATCGGGCGGCTGTTTCTGGCCGGGGTTCTGCCCGGATTGCTGCTGCTGCTGATGTTCGTCGGCACCGTCACGCTGCTGTGCTGGATCAACCCGGCCATGGGCCCCGCCGGTCCGCGCACAACCCTGCCGCAAAAGGCCCGCGCCATGCTGGGGGCCTTGCCGATCCTGGGCGTGATCGTTGCAACGATCGGCGGCATTTACACCGGCATTTTCTCACCGGTCGAGGCCTCGGCGGTCGGCGCTGGCCTGATCATCGCCATCGGTCTGCTGACCCGCGTGCTGACCCTGCGCGCCTTTTGGGCCGCGGCGAAAAGCTCGGTCACGACCACGGCAACGGTGATGCTGATTCTGATCGCCGCGCATATGATCAATCCGTTTCTGGCGCTCAGCCACATTCCGCAAGCCTTGGGCGCGTTCCTGATGGGCCTCCATCTGCACCCGCTGGCAATTCTGGGCGTGATCCTGGCCTGTTACCTTGTGCTGGGATGCTTCCTCGAGGGGTTCGCGATGCTGGTCCTGACCATGCCGATCTTCTTTCCGATCATCGTGCAACTGGGCCTTGATCCGATCTGGTTCGGCGTGTTGGTGGTGCTGACCCTGGAAATGGGCCTGATTTCGCCGCCGGTCGGGGTCAATGTGTTCATCGTGAAATCGGTGGCGCCGAATGTTGACCTCAGCACGATCTTTCGCGGGGTAATCCCCTTTTGGTTCGCCATGTTGGTGACGTTGCTGATTCTTGTGGCCTTTCCGCAGATCTCGCTGATCCTGCCCAACACGATGATCAATTGA
- a CDS encoding TRAP transporter substrate-binding protein: MLNVSTFRLAAAAAAVTLMTAPATAETLRLAHWVPPAHTLTASTIVPLQEAVAGSGLEIQVYPGGELGAGPLEQYARVLTGVADIVWGLQGYTSSQFPRTMISELPGALPDGMNGYDMIYNAYDAGLLDAEFPGTVPLAMWLSEPNVFIMRDHDIRTPADLAGLKIRVSGSAAAAAVEALGATPVQMPAGEIYNALQTGLIDGVITGSSAIGDFRLDEVANSYTLGAPLGRISFYLLMNADRYNGLPEAELAALSAIAGRPLSASAEAGWNARALQVIEQISATGDNTVYTLTDDEAAAFAALTLPVRDAVVSGIEGGAEVLSTMRGGM, encoded by the coding sequence ATGCTGAACGTTTCTACATTCCGGCTTGCTGCCGCTGCGGCTGCTGTCACACTGATGACCGCCCCCGCCACCGCAGAGACACTACGATTGGCGCATTGGGTGCCACCCGCGCATACCCTGACTGCCTCCACCATCGTTCCGCTGCAGGAAGCGGTTGCGGGGTCGGGTTTGGAAATCCAGGTCTATCCCGGTGGTGAGCTTGGCGCGGGCCCGCTGGAGCAATACGCCCGCGTTCTGACCGGCGTGGCCGATATCGTCTGGGGGCTTCAGGGCTACACATCGTCGCAATTCCCGCGCACGATGATTTCCGAACTGCCCGGCGCGCTGCCCGACGGCATGAACGGCTATGACATGATCTATAACGCCTATGACGCAGGGCTACTGGACGCCGAATTCCCCGGCACGGTGCCGCTGGCGATGTGGCTGTCCGAGCCGAACGTGTTCATCATGCGCGACCACGACATCCGAACGCCCGCCGATCTGGCGGGTCTGAAGATCCGCGTGTCCGGCTCGGCGGCGGCGGCGGCGGTCGAGGCCTTGGGCGCGACCCCGGTTCAGATGCCGGCAGGCGAGATCTATAATGCGCTGCAAACCGGCCTGATTGATGGTGTGATCACCGGCTCGTCGGCCATCGGCGATTTCCGGCTTGATGAAGTGGCGAACAGCTATACGCTGGGCGCGCCACTCGGCCGGATTTCGTTCTATCTGCTGATGAACGCTGATCGCTACAATGGCTTGCCAGAGGCAGAGCTGGCGGCGCTGTCCGCGATTGCCGGGCGTCCGCTTTCGGCGTCGGCCGAAGCTGGCTGGAACGCCCGCGCTCTTCAGGTCATCGAGCAGATTTCGGCGACGGGCGATAACACCGTCTACACGCTGACCGACGACGAGGCGGCGGCTTTTGCTGCGCTGACCCTTCCGGTTCGTGACGCTGTCGTAAGTGGCATCGAGGGCGGTGCCGAAGTGCTCTCCACGATGCGCGGCGGCATGTAA
- the ligM gene encoding vanillate/3-O-methylgallate O-demethylase: MAALSLEALIAEHGNAVSMLRNSKIGMYVYPVVAPEFNNWRDEQRAWAESAVLFDQSHHMDELIVEGPDATAFLSQHGINSFANFDLNRAKHFVPVTPNGHVIGDHIIFREREDKYILVGRAPTSNWLKFCAAVGKWSVRVTHDPRSNSRPDGERVLRTHYRFQIQGPDAPKIFEKMNGGPVPDIKFFHVDWINIGGRKVQALRHGMSGAPGLEVWGPYADKHYIQTTILQAARDAGVNLVQCGARAYSTNTLESGWIPSPLPGIYTGDGMLKEYREWLGPDSYEAAGSIGGSFVSENIEDYYVNPFELGYDFYIGWKKDDFVGKAALEQMKAVREKRKKVTFEWNRDDVLKVIASGFEKGTPYKWIDFPQPNYASTSADMVMNGDKMVGMSMFNGFSFNERCMLSLGVVDWDVQVGDVLTMKWGEPETTGKTSTEAHKQTEIRVRVSATPYAAQARENYADSWRTRS; this comes from the coding sequence ATGGCTGCACTGAGCCTTGAGGCGTTGATCGCCGAGCACGGCAATGCCGTGTCAATGTTGCGCAATTCAAAAATCGGAATGTATGTCTATCCCGTGGTTGCACCCGAGTTCAACAACTGGCGCGACGAACAGCGCGCCTGGGCTGAGAGCGCGGTCTTGTTCGACCAGTCGCACCACATGGACGAACTGATCGTCGAAGGCCCCGACGCGACCGCGTTCCTGTCGCAGCACGGCATCAACTCCTTCGCCAATTTCGACCTGAATCGCGCCAAGCACTTTGTCCCGGTAACGCCCAATGGCCATGTCATCGGCGACCACATCATTTTCCGCGAGCGCGAGGATAAATATATTCTTGTGGGCCGCGCGCCGACCTCGAACTGGCTGAAATTCTGCGCCGCCGTCGGCAAATGGTCGGTGCGGGTGACGCATGATCCGCGCTCGAACAGCCGCCCCGATGGCGAGCGGGTTCTGCGCACGCATTACCGTTTTCAGATCCAGGGCCCGGATGCGCCAAAGATTTTTGAAAAGATGAACGGCGGCCCGGTGCCGGATATCAAGTTTTTCCACGTCGATTGGATCAATATCGGCGGCCGCAAGGTGCAGGCGCTGCGCCACGGCATGTCCGGCGCGCCCGGCCTCGAGGTCTGGGGCCCCTATGCCGACAAACACTATATCCAGACCACCATCCTGCAAGCGGCGCGCGATGCCGGCGTCAATCTGGTGCAGTGCGGCGCGCGGGCCTATTCGACCAACACCTTGGAATCGGGTTGGATTCCCTCGCCTCTGCCGGGCATCTATACCGGCGACGGCATGCTCAAGGAATACCGCGAGTGGTTGGGGCCGGACAGCTACGAGGCGGCGGGTTCCATTGGTGGCTCGTTCGTGTCCGAGAATATCGAGGACTATTACGTCAACCCGTTCGAACTGGGCTATGATTTCTATATCGGCTGGAAAAAGGATGATTTTGTCGGCAAGGCCGCGCTTGAACAGATGAAGGCCGTTCGAGAAAAGCGCAAGAAGGTCACGTTTGAATGGAACCGTGATGACGTGCTCAAGGTCATTGCGTCCGGCTTCGAAAAAGGCACCCCCTATAAGTGGATCGACTTCCCGCAGCCGAACTATGCCTCGACGTCGGCGGATATGGTGATGAACGGCGACAAGATGGTGGGAATGTCCATGTTCAACGGCTTTTCATTCAATGAACGCTGCATGTTGAGCCTTGGGGTTGTCGATTGGGATGTTCAGGTCGGCGACGTGCTGACGATGAAATGGGGCGAGCCGGAAACCACCGGCAAGACCTCGACCGAGGCGCACAAGCAAACGGAAATCCGCGTGCGGGTCTCGGCGACGCCCTATGCTGCGCAGGCGCGTGAAAACTATGCGGATAGCTGGCGCACACGCAGTTAA
- a CDS encoding GntR family transcriptional regulator yields the protein MAESKSINLTKRAAYELRQKIIHGGLPGGTRLFEVAISEELQISRTPVREAMSRLAEEGLLERARGGGFQVRSFTFRDVVDAIELRGVLEGTAVRLASEQGAEQGKLREINNILIELDACFASGGAPIDFDSYSEKNAIFHTRLAELCESPVILRELDRVRSLPFASPSAFVLGQADVAGSHQSLVMAQAQHHAMVKAIEAREGSRAESIAREHARIARANLEEAFEIDTKGRDTVPGMALIVR from the coding sequence ATGGCTGAATCCAAAAGCATCAATCTGACCAAACGCGCGGCCTATGAGTTGCGCCAGAAGATCATTCATGGTGGCTTGCCGGGTGGCACGCGCCTCTTTGAGGTCGCGATTTCCGAGGAATTGCAAATCTCGCGAACCCCGGTGCGCGAGGCCATGTCGCGTCTGGCCGAGGAGGGCTTGCTTGAACGCGCGCGTGGCGGCGGGTTTCAGGTGCGCTCGTTCACCTTTCGCGACGTCGTTGATGCCATCGAACTGCGCGGGGTTCTGGAGGGGACGGCGGTAAGGTTGGCATCAGAACAGGGGGCTGAACAAGGTAAGCTGCGGGAAATAAATAATATTCTTATTGAGCTGGACGCGTGTTTCGCATCAGGAGGCGCGCCGATTGATTTCGATTCTTATAGCGAGAAGAACGCCATTTTCCACACGCGCCTTGCGGAGCTTTGCGAAAGCCCGGTGATCTTGCGAGAGCTCGACCGCGTGCGCTCTCTGCCCTTTGCATCGCCTTCGGCATTTGTGCTGGGTCAGGCAGATGTTGCCGGCTCGCATCAATCGCTGGTCATGGCGCAAGCGCAGCATCACGCCATGGTCAAGGCGATCGAGGCGCGTGAAGGCAGTCGCGCCGAAAGCATCGCTCGTGAACACGCGCGAATCGCCCGCGCAAACCTGGAGGAAGCCTTTGAGATTGACACAAAGGGGCGTGATACCGTGCCAGGCATGGCGTTGATCGTGCGCTAA
- a CDS encoding TRAP transporter large permease subunit, whose amino-acid sequence MKLLEIGMITPPVGMNVFVIRNVASQYATVAQIFRGVVPFLAADLVVVILAIAFPSFILFLPSLM is encoded by the coding sequence GTGAAATTGCTTGAGATCGGCATGATCACACCGCCCGTCGGGATGAATGTCTTTGTCATTCGGAATGTCGCCAGCCAATATGCGACGGTCGCGCAGATTTTTCGCGGCGTGGTGCCGTTTCTGGCGGCGGATCTGGTCGTGGTGATCCTTGCAATCGCCTTTCCGTCGTTCATCTTGTTTCTTCCGTCGCTGATGTAA
- a CDS encoding bifunctional sugar phosphate isomerase/epimerase/4-hydroxyphenylpyruvate dioxygenase family protein, with product MLHAIATVSVPGTLRDKITAIAQAGFKGVEIFEQDLIAFDGSPRDVGAMVRDHGLEIVLFQPFRDFEGLPEPYRHRAFMRAERKFDLMAELGVADILICSSVHPAALGGVDRMAADFAELGEIAAPRGIRVGFEALAWGKHIFDHRDAWEVVRRADHPHVGLILDSFHTLARKIDPDTIRRIPGDKIFFVQLADAPRIEMDLLYWSRHFRNMPGEGDLDVTGFMRAVAATGYSGPVSLEIFNDQFRGGNPRSVAQDGYRSLVALMDDVRAAEPEIALTVPHIPPRAIVEGVEFLEFAARGADAAALESLFQTLGFRADSRHRSRTLTVWRQGDIRLLVNRSQSDFAGSAYALHGASVCDIGLRVDDAKDCATRAAALGSMPFNQARGVGEMPIPAIRGLGGSLVHFIDRKSGLTDVWDIEFQALPGATASGTGLTRIDHIAQTMSYDAMLSWSLFHEALLSMRRMPMVDVVDPDGLVRSQALATADGAFRVTLNGAETHRTFAGNFLADSFGASVQHVAFACDDIFATVDKLAAHAFAALPMGANYYDDLATRFDLDDGLLAQLRAANILYDEDEHGRFFQIYSRPFGTGMFFEIVQRDGRYSGYGAPNAPYRIAALKRLTRDKGVPKA from the coding sequence ATGTTGCACGCCATCGCCACAGTCTCGGTGCCCGGAACCCTGCGTGACAAGATCACCGCCATTGCGCAGGCCGGATTCAAGGGCGTTGAAATCTTTGAGCAGGATCTGATTGCCTTCGACGGCAGTCCGCGCGACGTCGGCGCGATGGTGCGCGATCATGGGCTGGAAATTGTGCTGTTCCAACCGTTTCGCGACTTCGAAGGGTTGCCGGAACCCTATCGCCACCGCGCGTTCATGCGCGCAGAGCGCAAGTTTGACCTGATGGCCGAATTGGGTGTCGCGGATATCCTGATCTGCTCATCGGTGCACCCGGCCGCTCTCGGTGGGGTCGACCGCATGGCGGCTGATTTCGCGGAGCTGGGCGAAATCGCCGCGCCGCGCGGCATCCGCGTGGGCTTCGAGGCGCTGGCCTGGGGCAAGCACATTTTTGACCACCGCGACGCGTGGGAAGTGGTGCGCCGCGCCGATCATCCGCATGTCGGCCTGATCCTCGACAGTTTTCACACGCTTGCTCGCAAGATTGATCCCGACACGATCCGCCGCATTCCCGGTGACAAGATCTTTTTCGTGCAACTCGCCGATGCCCCGCGCATCGAGATGGACTTGCTCTATTGGTCGCGCCACTTTCGCAACATGCCCGGCGAAGGGGATCTGGATGTGACCGGCTTCATGCGGGCCGTCGCCGCGACCGGCTACTCTGGTCCGGTGTCGTTGGAAATCTTCAACGACCAGTTTCGCGGTGGTAACCCCCGCTCTGTCGCACAAGACGGCTACCGCAGCCTTGTGGCGTTGATGGATGACGTGCGCGCGGCCGAGCCTGAAATCGCGCTGACGGTGCCGCACATCCCGCCGCGCGCGATCGTCGAGGGTGTCGAATTCCTGGAGTTCGCGGCGCGTGGGGCTGATGCCGCCGCCCTCGAATCCCTGTTCCAGACACTGGGGTTCCGCGCGGACTCCCGTCATCGCAGTCGCACCCTGACGGTTTGGCGGCAAGGAGACATACGGCTGTTGGTCAACCGCTCGCAAAGCGATTTTGCCGGGTCGGCTTATGCGCTGCACGGAGCCTCGGTTTGCGACATTGGCCTGCGCGTGGATGACGCCAAAGACTGTGCCACGCGCGCGGCGGCGCTGGGGTCCATGCCCTTCAACCAAGCGCGCGGCGTCGGCGAAATGCCGATCCCTGCGATCCGGGGTCTGGGCGGAAGCCTTGTGCATTTTATTGACCGTAAAAGCGGCTTGACCGATGTCTGGGACATTGAATTCCAGGCCTTGCCCGGCGCAACGGCCAGCGGCACTGGCCTGACCCGTATCGACCACATCGCGCAAACCATGAGCTATGACGCCATGCTCAGTTGGTCCCTGTTCCACGAGGCGCTTTTGTCGATGCGCCGCATGCCAATGGTCGATGTCGTCGATCCCGACGGGCTGGTGCGCAGTCAGGCGCTTGCCACTGCGGATGGTGCGTTTCGGGTCACGCTGAACGGGGCCGAGACGCACCGCACATTTGCCGGAAATTTTCTGGCAGACAGTTTCGGGGCCTCGGTGCAGCATGTGGCCTTTGCCTGCGACGACATCTTTGCGACCGTTGACAAACTCGCGGCCCATGCGTTTGCGGCGCTGCCCATGGGCGCGAATTACTATGACGACCTCGCCACGCGCTTTGATCTGGACGACGGTCTCCTGGCGCAATTGCGCGCGGCAAATATCCTCTATGACGAGGACGAGCACGGGCGATTCTTTCAGATCTACTCCCGCCCTTTCGGCACTGGTATGTTCTTTGAAATCGTCCAGCGAGACGGCCGCTATTCTGGCTATGGGGCACCCAACGCACCCTACCGGATCGCGGCCTTGAAGCGATTGACAAGAGATAAAGGCGTGCCGAAGGCGTGA
- a CDS encoding TRAP transporter large permease, translated as MIDPFTVTMLLIVALAIMGHSIGVSMLAGSFVYLLLKGYDASIAAETMMQGLFNGYTLLAVPLFILAADIMNIGSLADKLLKFAQALVGRFRGGLGHVNVVSSLIFSGMSGSAVADAVGMGKIIITMMTKDGKYTASYAAAITAATATIGPIIPPSIPMVLYALVSEQSVGYLFAAGILPGLLMALLMGVTNGVMARRRNFPVDNSVPLRELPKATVEAIPALLLPVILLGGIYGGIMTPTEAAAVAAAYALFISVVLYRSVTLRSFYGALLGSARSTASVGILIAGALAFNYVITRENVPDSVAALLNAMDLGPVGFLIAVNVLFLVLGCVLEAGALLLIVVPILIPAANALGIDLVHFGVVVVVNAMLGLITPPYGLLLFIVASITKQPLMPIIKDLAPFIFILIVALIIITFSPDFVLFLPRQLGYGG; from the coding sequence ATGATTGATCCCTTTACCGTCACGATGCTGTTGATCGTCGCCTTGGCGATCATGGGCCATTCGATTGGTGTCTCGATGCTGGCGGGCAGTTTCGTCTACCTGCTGCTCAAGGGCTATGACGCCTCGATTGCCGCCGAGACGATGATGCAGGGCCTGTTCAACGGCTACACCTTGCTGGCGGTGCCGCTGTTCATTCTGGCCGCCGATATCATGAACATCGGCTCGCTGGCGGATAAACTGCTGAAATTCGCGCAGGCCCTGGTGGGTCGGTTCCGGGGTGGTCTGGGTCATGTCAACGTGGTGTCGTCGCTGATCTTTTCGGGCATGTCCGGCTCTGCGGTCGCGGATGCCGTGGGCATGGGCAAGATCATCATCACCATGATGACCAAGGACGGCAAATATACCGCCAGCTATGCCGCCGCGATCACCGCTGCCACGGCCACGATCGGCCCGATCATTCCGCCGTCAATCCCGATGGTGCTCTATGCGCTGGTGTCCGAGCAATCGGTCGGCTACCTGTTTGCGGCGGGCATCCTGCCGGGCCTGTTGATGGCCTTGCTCATGGGCGTCACCAACGGCGTGATGGCGCGGCGGCGCAACTTTCCCGTCGACAACAGCGTGCCTTTGCGGGAGTTGCCCAAAGCCACAGTCGAGGCAATCCCGGCGCTACTGCTGCCTGTCATCCTGCTGGGCGGCATCTATGGCGGGATCATGACCCCCACCGAAGCCGCCGCCGTCGCCGCCGCCTATGCGCTGTTCATCTCGGTGGTCCTGTATCGCTCTGTCACACTGCGCAGCTTTTATGGCGCGCTTCTGGGCTCGGCGCGCTCGACCGCCTCGGTCGGGATTCTGATCGCCGGGGCGCTGGCCTTCAACTATGTCATCACCCGCGAGAACGTGCCCGACAGCGTTGCGGCCCTGCTCAACGCGATGGACCTGGGGCCGGTGGGCTTTCTGATCGCCGTGAACGTGCTGTTTCTGGTGCTGGGCTGCGTGCTGGAGGCCGGGGCGCTGCTGCTGATTGTCGTGCCGATCCTGATTCCCGCCGCGAATGCGCTTGGCATCGACCTTGTGCATTTCGGGGTTGTGGTGGTCGTCAACGCCATGCTGGGCCTGATCACGCCGCCCTATGGGTTGCTGTTGTTCATCGTCGCCTCGATCACCAAGCAACCCTTGATGCCGATCATCAAGGATCTGGCGCCGTTCATCTTCATCCTGATCGTGGCGTTGATCATCATCACCTTCTCACCCGACTTCGTGTTGTTCCTGCCGCGCCAACTCGGCTATGGGGGCTGA
- a CDS encoding TRAP transporter small permease — protein MPSIAPLVGWLSRRAENLIALLLLTMFATFLLQIIFRYVLALPVSWTNWTIEVVSIAWLWGILFGYAFVVRDVDVIRLDIVYNALPLTARRTLDVITGLFVAAVLAWTLPKCWDYVQFMRIERTPALRLRYNYVFGIYLAFAVAVIFRSLLDVWGGITGRAARYATPRHPEGHDYD, from the coding sequence ATGCCCAGCATCGCGCCGCTCGTCGGCTGGCTCTCGCGCCGCGCCGAGAACCTCATTGCCCTGTTGTTGCTGACCATGTTCGCGACATTCCTGTTGCAGATCATCTTTCGCTATGTGCTGGCGCTGCCGGTGTCGTGGACAAACTGGACCATCGAAGTCGTCTCGATCGCGTGGCTGTGGGGCATCCTGTTCGGGTATGCGTTCGTGGTCCGCGATGTCGATGTGATCCGGCTGGATATCGTCTATAACGCCCTGCCCCTGACCGCACGTCGCACGCTGGACGTGATCACCGGCCTGTTCGTCGCCGCAGTGCTGGCCTGGACGCTGCCGAAATGCTGGGACTATGTGCAGTTCATGCGCATCGAGCGCACCCCGGCGCTGCGCCTTCGCTACAACTATGTGTTCGGCATCTATTTGGCCTTCGCCGTCGCGGTGATCTTTCGGTCGCTGCTGGATGTCTGGGGCGGAATAACCGGTCGTGCCGCGCGCTATGCCACGCCACGCCACCCCGAGGGGCATGACTATGATTGA
- the dctP gene encoding TRAP transporter substrate-binding protein DctP yields the protein MRFTLKTTLAAGVAAVALTANAAFATVDLVYSDTVTDADIRSQLLQSEFGDCLGDEFNFQAYHGSTLFAQGTELTAMQRGNLDMANLAIFDFYNQVPATSVLGLPFLFRDYEHMRATYDSDVLDALWAQVEEATGVKFLAFPYIGARHLSYIGDRRYMTPEDLAGVRLRMPGGEGWQFVGQAMGASPVPVPFTEVYTALQTGAIDAQDNGFPATRSMRFDELITHMALTNHLIAANEFTISLSKWNSMTADQQARVQMCADQFEAALDQVTLDQEATLRGEFEAQGIDIYVPDIPAFQRHVTEVYMASPYSADWPEGLVEAIGAL from the coding sequence ATGCGTTTTACCCTCAAGACCACTCTGGCGGCCGGCGTGGCCGCTGTTGCCCTGACCGCGAACGCCGCCTTTGCGACGGTTGATCTGGTCTATTCGGACACCGTCACGGATGCGGATATCCGCTCGCAACTGCTGCAATCGGAATTCGGCGATTGCCTTGGCGACGAGTTCAATTTTCAGGCCTATCACGGCTCGACCCTGTTCGCGCAGGGCACCGAATTGACCGCCATGCAGCGCGGCAACCTCGATATGGCCAACCTCGCGATCTTTGACTTTTACAACCAGGTGCCGGCGACCTCGGTGCTGGGTCTGCCGTTTTTGTTCCGCGACTATGAGCATATGCGCGCCACCTATGACAGCGACGTGCTGGATGCGCTTTGGGCGCAGGTCGAGGAAGCCACCGGCGTCAAATTCCTGGCCTTTCCCTATATCGGCGCGCGCCACCTGTCCTATATCGGCGATCGCCGTTACATGACGCCCGAGGATCTGGCCGGCGTGCGCCTGCGGATGCCCGGCGGCGAGGGCTGGCAGTTTGTCGGTCAGGCGATGGGGGCAAGCCCGGTTCCGGTCCCGTTCACCGAGGTGTATACCGCGCTGCAAACCGGCGCGATTGATGCGCAGGACAACGGTTTCCCCGCGACCCGCTCCATGCGGTTCGACGAGCTGATCACCCATATGGCGCTGACCAACCACCTGATCGCGGCGAATGAATTCACCATCTCGCTGTCCAAGTGGAATTCGATGACCGCCGACCAGCAAGCGCGCGTGCAGATGTGCGCCGACCAGTTCGAAGCGGCGCTGGATCAGGTGACGCTGGATCAGGAAGCGACATTGCGCGGTGAATTCGAAGCGCAGGGCATCGACATCTATGTGCCCGACATCCCGGCGTTCCAGCGTCACGTCACCGAGGTCTACATGGCCTCGCCGTATTCCGCGGATTGGCCCGAGGGCCTGGTCGAGGCAATCGGCGCGCTCTGA